From a region of the Rouxiella sp. S1S-2 genome:
- a CDS encoding extracellular solute-binding protein: MFPRALIGLLLSLIGFFAHAESIEDGYAFSILGSPKYLYNFSHFDYVNPAAPKGGSITLSAIGTFDNFNRFASRGNAAVRSDTLYDSLFTPSSDEIGSYYPLIADSARYDSDFKWVEVEINPRAVFQDGSPITAKDVAFTFHKFMTEGVPQFRVVYKGVVVKALSPLTVRFEFPQPNKEQMLGLLGLPIISQKFWEHRKFNEPLSTPPLGSGPYRISAYKLGQYVTYSRVTNYWAANLPVNRGRYNFDTIRYDYYLDDNVALEAFKSGAFDYRSEPSPKNWATQYQGTNFTRGLIIKQDDENQAAQDTRWLAFNIHRPIFQDRRVREALTLAFDFDWMNKALFYGAYKRTTSYFQNTDYAAANYPDAAELAWLAPLKGKIPEEVFSQLYQPPHSDGSGSDRVNLLKATALLKEAGWTVKNQQLVNDKTGKPFTFELLLPSSGNSQYVLPFQHNLQRLGINMTLRQVDNSQFTSRLRSRDYDMIPTVYRAMTYPGTDLQIMWNSKYINSTYNAPGVSDPAIDQLTDAVVAHQGQPDALLSLGHALDRVLTWHRYMIPMWYSNRDRYAYWDKFSMPTLRPPYAIELDSWWFDVNKAARLQAARK; encoded by the coding sequence ATGTTTCCTCGCGCACTCATAGGTCTGCTACTGTCGTTGATAGGATTTTTCGCGCACGCCGAATCGATAGAGGACGGCTACGCCTTTTCAATTTTAGGCTCCCCGAAATACCTCTATAACTTCAGTCATTTTGATTACGTTAATCCTGCCGCCCCCAAAGGCGGAAGTATCACCCTTTCAGCCATCGGCACCTTTGACAATTTTAACCGCTTCGCCTCTCGCGGTAATGCCGCGGTGCGCAGCGATACGCTTTACGACAGCCTGTTTACGCCCTCAAGCGACGAGATTGGCAGCTATTACCCGCTAATTGCTGATTCGGCGCGCTATGACAGCGATTTTAAATGGGTTGAGGTAGAAATAAATCCGCGCGCCGTTTTTCAGGACGGCAGCCCGATCACCGCCAAAGATGTGGCCTTTACTTTCCACAAATTTATGACTGAGGGCGTACCGCAGTTTCGAGTGGTGTATAAGGGCGTGGTGGTGAAAGCCCTTTCTCCACTCACCGTGCGCTTTGAATTTCCGCAACCTAATAAAGAACAAATGCTCGGCCTGCTCGGACTGCCCATCATCTCGCAAAAATTTTGGGAACATCGAAAATTTAACGAACCACTGTCAACACCGCCGCTGGGCAGTGGGCCTTATCGCATTAGCGCCTATAAGCTTGGTCAATATGTTACCTACTCGCGCGTCACTAACTACTGGGCGGCCAATCTGCCGGTTAACCGTGGTCGCTACAACTTTGACACCATTCGCTACGACTACTATCTGGACGATAATGTGGCTCTCGAAGCCTTCAAGTCCGGGGCCTTTGATTATCGCAGCGAACCTTCCCCTAAAAATTGGGCCACGCAGTATCAGGGGACTAACTTTACGCGTGGCTTAATCATAAAGCAGGATGATGAAAACCAGGCCGCGCAGGATACGCGCTGGCTGGCTTTTAATATTCATCGCCCTATCTTCCAGGACCGACGCGTCAGAGAGGCGCTGACGCTGGCCTTTGATTTTGACTGGATGAACAAGGCTCTGTTCTACGGCGCTTACAAACGCACCACCAGCTACTTCCAAAACACCGACTATGCGGCGGCAAACTATCCCGATGCCGCCGAGCTGGCGTGGTTGGCGCCGCTGAAAGGTAAAATCCCTGAAGAGGTGTTTAGCCAGCTTTATCAGCCCCCGCACTCTGACGGCAGCGGCAGTGACCGAGTAAACTTGCTCAAGGCGACCGCACTGCTTAAAGAGGCCGGATGGACGGTAAAAAACCAGCAGCTAGTTAACGACAAAACGGGCAAGCCCTTCACCTTTGAACTGCTGCTGCCCAGCAGTGGAAATTCTCAATACGTGCTGCCTTTCCAGCATAATCTGCAGCGGTTGGGTATTAACATGACCCTGCGTCAGGTGGATAATTCACAGTTCACCAGCCGTTTACGCAGTCGTGATTACGATATGATCCCAACGGTGTATCGCGCCATGACCTACCCCGGCACCGACCTGCAGATTATGTGGAACTCAAAATACATTAACTCCACCTATAATGCGCCCGGCGTATCAGACCCGGCTATCGACCAGTTGACCGACGCGGTGGTCGCACATCAGGGCCAGCCCGACGCGCTGCTCTCACTGGGACACGCGCTTGACCGCGTTTTAACCTGGCACAGGTATATGATCCCGATGTGGTATTCCAACCGTGACCGTTACGCCTACTGGGACAAGTTTTCGATGCCCACCCTTCGCCCACCTTATGCTATAGAGCTAGACAGCTGGTGGTTTGACGTGAACAAAGCTGCGCGTTTGCAAGCGGCAAGAAAGTAG
- a CDS encoding microcin C ABC transporter permease YejB, with amino-acid sequence MTAYLLRRLLLVIPTLWAIITINFFIVQIAPGGPVDQAIAAIEMGQSSGLPGGGQSSGNGHANAGVGMVGDSQYRGARGLDPEVIAEITKRFGFDKPLHERYVDMLWRYARFDFGDSLFQGASVMQLVKFSLPVSISLGLWSTLIIYLVSIPLGIRKAVKNGSAFDTWSSTVIIIGYAVPSFLFAILLIVFFTGGNYYDWFPLRGLTSANFDTLPWYGKITDYLWHITLPVLATVIGGFATLTMLTKNSFLDEVQKQYVVTARAKGLDENKILYRHVFRNAMLLVIAGFPATFISMFFTGSLLIEVMFSLHGLGLLGYDATLQRDFPVMFGTLYIFTLIGLLLNIISDITYTLVDPRIDFEGRQ; translated from the coding sequence TTGACTGCATATTTACTTCGTCGGCTTCTGCTGGTTATTCCCACCCTGTGGGCCATTATCACGATTAATTTCTTTATTGTGCAGATTGCCCCCGGCGGTCCGGTGGACCAGGCCATCGCGGCCATTGAAATGGGTCAAAGCAGCGGATTACCCGGCGGTGGGCAATCGAGCGGTAACGGCCATGCCAATGCGGGCGTCGGGATGGTTGGAGACAGCCAGTATCGCGGCGCTCGCGGCCTCGACCCTGAAGTGATAGCCGAAATAACCAAACGCTTCGGCTTCGATAAGCCGCTGCATGAGCGATATGTCGACATGCTCTGGCGCTATGCGCGTTTTGATTTCGGCGATAGCCTGTTCCAGGGCGCCTCGGTGATGCAGCTAGTGAAATTCAGCCTGCCGGTTTCAATAAGCCTTGGGCTATGGAGCACGCTCATCATTTATTTGGTGTCGATTCCGCTAGGCATTCGCAAGGCAGTAAAAAACGGCAGCGCGTTTGACACCTGGAGCAGCACGGTCATCATCATCGGCTACGCGGTGCCCTCGTTTTTATTCGCTATTTTATTGATCGTCTTTTTCACCGGCGGTAACTATTATGACTGGTTCCCGCTGCGCGGCCTGACCTCGGCCAATTTCGACACGCTGCCCTGGTATGGAAAAATTACCGACTACCTGTGGCACATCACGCTGCCGGTATTAGCGACGGTAATTGGCGGCTTTGCCACGTTGACCATGCTGACTAAAAATTCGTTTCTGGATGAGGTACAAAAGCAGTATGTCGTCACCGCGCGGGCCAAAGGCCTCGACGAAAATAAAATTCTCTATCGCCACGTGTTTCGCAATGCCATGCTGCTGGTTATTGCTGGTTTCCCTGCCACCTTTATCAGCATGTTCTTTACCGGCTCACTGCTGATTGAAGTGATGTTCTCCCTGCATGGTCTCGGACTGCTGGGCTACGATGCCACACTGCAGCGCGATTTCCCGGTGATGTTTGGCACGCTGTACATATTTACCCTGATTGGCCTGCTGCTCAATATCATCAGCGATATCACCTACACGCTGGTCGATCCGCGGATTGATTTCGAGGGGCGTCAATAA
- a CDS encoding ABC transporter permease: MALNAINRARWARFRQNSRGFWSLWIFLIIFLLALFSNVIANEKPLLVNYQGHFYFPVLFNYSESTFGGELQTTTDYQDPFVVKQLESHGGVIWAPLRQSFNSINFSTDSPFPSPPSRHNLLGTDSNGHDVLAEILYGLRISLLFGLMLTLLSSVIGIVIGATQGYYGGKIDLWGQRFIEVWSGMPTLFLIIMLSSVVQPNFWWLLLITVLSGWMVLVGVVRAEFLRTRNFDYIRAAQAMGVADRTIMLRHILPNAMVATLTYMPFILCGSITTLASLDFLGFGLPLGSPSLGSLLLEGKNNIQAPWLGISAFMVLAILLSLLIFIGEAVRDAFDPSQTR; this comes from the coding sequence ATGGCGCTTAATGCAATTAATCGCGCGCGCTGGGCACGCTTTCGTCAAAACTCCCGCGGCTTCTGGTCGCTGTGGATCTTTCTGATAATCTTTCTGCTGGCGCTGTTCTCCAACGTCATCGCCAATGAGAAACCGCTGCTGGTGAACTATCAGGGCCATTTTTATTTTCCGGTGTTGTTTAACTACAGCGAATCAACCTTTGGCGGCGAGCTGCAAACGACCACCGATTATCAGGACCCGTTCGTGGTTAAACAGCTTGAGAGCCACGGCGGGGTAATATGGGCACCGCTGCGCCAGAGTTTTAATTCGATCAATTTCTCAACCGACAGCCCCTTCCCCTCACCGCCTTCGCGCCACAACCTTCTCGGTACGGACAGCAACGGCCACGACGTACTGGCGGAGATTCTGTACGGGCTGCGAATTTCGCTGCTGTTTGGCCTGATGTTGACCCTGCTGTCTTCGGTGATTGGCATCGTGATAGGCGCAACGCAGGGCTACTACGGCGGAAAAATTGACCTGTGGGGGCAACGATTTATCGAAGTTTGGTCAGGCATGCCCACGCTTTTCCTGATAATTATGCTCTCAAGCGTGGTACAGCCTAACTTCTGGTGGCTGCTGCTCATCACGGTGCTTTCCGGCTGGATGGTATTAGTGGGCGTAGTGCGGGCCGAGTTTCTGCGCACCCGCAACTTTGACTACATCCGTGCGGCACAGGCGATGGGCGTGGCTGACCGCACGATTATGCTTCGCCATATATTGCCCAACGCCATGGTGGCTACGCTGACCTATATGCCATTTATTCTCTGCGGCTCGATTACCACCCTGGCTTCGCTAGATTTTCTGGGCTTTGGACTGCCGCTGGGTTCGCCTTCTTTGGGTTCGTTGCTGCTTGAAGGAAAAAATAATATTCAGGCACCGTGGCTGGGGATAAGCGCATTTATGGTTCTCGCCATATTGCTGTCTCTGCTTATTTTTATTGGTGAAGCGGTACGCGACGCTTTTGATCCCAGTCAGACCCGTTAG
- the yejF gene encoding microcin C ABC transporter ATP-binding protein YejF, giving the protein MTHSPLLSIKNLDIAFRHEGQLSGVVHDLSLNIAQGETLALVGESGSGKSVTALSILRLLRAQSVVYPKGDILFEGQSLLHASEPALRKVRGDRIAMIFQEPMVSLNPLHSIEKQLAEVLSLHRGLRREAARAEIIQCLDRVGIAQAASRLSDYPHQLSGGERQRVMIAMAILTQPKLLIADEPTTALDVSVQAQILSLLRELKQELGMAMLFITHNLRIVRSIADNVAVMKDGRRVEYNSRTALISAPQHAYTQQLLKAEPTGSPQPVPDDSPVLLRVEDLGVGFPVRRGLLRRTVSVKQALSGLSFSLRRGESLGLVGESGSGKSTTGLALLRLLSCSGKIEFDGQPLHQFNRRQMLPFRRRIQVVFQDPYSALNPRLNVMQIIAEGLLVHKRLTEEQREQQVIVAMQEVGLDPQTRHRYPTEFSGGQRQRIAIARALILQPELVILDEPTSSLDKSVQAQILELLNNLQQRYGLSYLFISHDLQVVRSLCHQVIVLQGGKVIEQGECETLFTRPEHTYTRELLALTKVTDGP; this is encoded by the coding sequence ATGACACATTCACCACTGTTATCTATTAAGAACTTGGATATCGCCTTTCGCCATGAAGGCCAGCTCTCAGGCGTAGTTCATGACCTCTCGTTGAATATTGCGCAAGGTGAAACCCTGGCGCTGGTCGGGGAGTCCGGTTCGGGTAAAAGCGTGACCGCCCTATCCATACTGCGCCTGCTGCGTGCGCAGTCTGTGGTGTATCCTAAAGGTGACATTTTGTTTGAAGGTCAGAGCCTACTGCACGCTAGTGAACCTGCGCTGCGCAAGGTACGCGGCGATCGTATTGCGATGATTTTTCAAGAGCCGATGGTGTCACTTAACCCGCTACACTCGATTGAAAAACAGCTGGCAGAAGTGTTGTCGCTGCATCGAGGTCTGCGCCGTGAAGCGGCAAGAGCTGAAATCATTCAGTGCCTGGACCGCGTGGGCATTGCTCAGGCCGCCTCCAGGCTGAGTGACTACCCGCATCAACTCTCGGGCGGCGAACGCCAGCGCGTGATGATCGCCATGGCGATATTAACTCAACCCAAACTGCTGATTGCCGATGAACCAACAACCGCGCTCGACGTTTCAGTGCAGGCGCAAATCCTCAGCCTACTGCGGGAGCTCAAGCAGGAGTTGGGCATGGCGATGCTGTTTATCACGCACAACCTGCGGATTGTACGCTCGATTGCCGATAACGTCGCGGTAATGAAAGATGGACGCCGCGTGGAGTACAACAGCCGTACGGCACTTATTTCAGCGCCCCAACATGCCTATACCCAACAGCTGTTAAAGGCAGAACCGACCGGCAGCCCGCAGCCGGTGCCCGACGATAGCCCTGTATTGCTGCGCGTTGAGGATTTGGGGGTAGGATTCCCTGTGCGACGAGGGCTGCTGAGACGCACCGTGAGCGTCAAGCAGGCGCTCAGTGGCCTGAGCTTCAGTTTACGTCGCGGCGAAAGCCTGGGGCTGGTGGGAGAGTCTGGCTCGGGTAAAAGCACGACCGGTCTCGCGCTGCTGCGCCTGCTTTCCTGCAGTGGAAAAATCGAGTTTGACGGTCAGCCACTGCATCAGTTTAACCGCCGACAAATGCTGCCATTTCGTCGCCGGATACAGGTGGTTTTTCAGGACCCCTATTCGGCGCTGAACCCGCGACTCAACGTGATGCAGATAATCGCCGAAGGGTTATTAGTACATAAACGCCTAACGGAGGAACAGCGCGAGCAGCAGGTTATCGTCGCCATGCAGGAAGTGGGCCTTGACCCACAGACGCGCCACCGCTACCCGACAGAGTTTTCTGGCGGCCAGCGGCAGCGTATTGCGATTGCCCGCGCGCTTATTCTTCAGCCAGAACTGGTTATTCTTGATGAGCCCACGTCCTCACTCGACAAATCGGTACAGGCACAAATCCTTGAGCTACTAAACAATCTGCAACAGCGCTACGGCCTTTCGTACCTGTTCATCAGCCATGACCTGCAGGTAGTAAGAAGTCTTTGTCACCAGGTTATTGTATTGCAAGGAGGAAAAGTGATTGAGCAGGGAGAGTGTGAAACGCTGTTTACCAGGCCAGAACATACCTACACGAGGGAACTGCTAGCGTTAACGAAGGTGACTGACGGTCCATGA
- a CDS encoding YejG family protein, translating to MNNDHFSVVHRLPDTYRWLSGFAGIKVEAIPLPGDEDSNLVGLKLLSPEGESARQILQGLNLSLREIQVESNIVECEGELCLFVKRDDESATMCRLKNIGTAIAESVSVSAIYPF from the coding sequence TTGAATAATGATCATTTTTCAGTTGTGCACCGACTGCCGGATACTTATCGCTGGCTCTCAGGTTTTGCGGGCATAAAAGTGGAAGCTATCCCGCTGCCTGGCGATGAGGACAGCAATCTCGTCGGACTTAAGCTTTTAAGCCCGGAAGGGGAAAGTGCCAGACAAATTTTGCAAGGTTTGAACCTTTCTTTGAGAGAGATTCAGGTGGAAAGTAATATCGTTGAATGCGAGGGTGAACTTTGCCTGTTCGTTAAACGCGACGATGAGAGTGCCACCATGTGCCGCCTTAAAAATATCGGTACCGCCATTGCCGAATCCGTGTCTGTATCTGCCATCTATCCATTCTAA
- a CDS encoding sorbitol dehydrogenase family protein, which translates to MDKNPSLFDLTTQKNGTGFSRRDMLKGVGSAMVAATLLGFPFLTQAEKDTATGDPVIFSQFFLISQAITEHQDLSPGMSARFFNAFYQGNSQFPAQVSKLYSLLKPNLRAKQFQDLAKQNGLGDLLTSIITGWYTGTVKNGTDSILISYKDALMYRPVSDGLIVPTYCGNGPLWFTAAPPAASMPEYMNEERLKATPDLDNTSKA; encoded by the coding sequence ATGGACAAAAATCCTTCACTTTTTGACTTAACCACCCAGAAAAATGGTACCGGTTTCAGTCGTCGTGACATGCTTAAAGGCGTGGGTTCGGCAATGGTGGCTGCTACCCTGTTAGGCTTCCCTTTTTTGACCCAGGCTGAAAAAGATACTGCGACAGGTGATCCGGTAATTTTTTCACAGTTTTTTTTGATTTCTCAGGCAATTACTGAGCATCAGGATCTGAGCCCTGGCATGTCAGCGCGCTTTTTCAACGCTTTCTATCAGGGTAATTCGCAGTTTCCTGCCCAAGTAAGTAAATTGTATTCACTGCTAAAACCGAATCTGCGTGCAAAACAATTTCAGGATCTCGCCAAACAAAATGGACTTGGTGACCTGCTGACCAGCATCATTACCGGCTGGTACACCGGCACAGTCAAAAATGGTACCGATTCCATATTAATTTCCTATAAAGATGCGCTGATGTACCGTCCGGTCAGTGATGGATTGATCGTGCCAACTTACTGCGGCAACGGCCCGCTGTGGTTTACCGCCGCACCGCCCGCGGCATCCATGCCGGAATATATGAATGAAGAGCGCTTGAAAGCGACGCCCGACCTTGATAACACGAGTAAAGCATAA
- a CDS encoding GMC family oxidoreductase: protein MNKPTFTADGDASADVIIVGSGIVGGMIADQMVSLGHSVLVLEAGLRIERAQAVENWRNMPFANRAGSDFQGLYPQSELAPAPLYFPKNNYVNLTGPSASSFQQGYLRTVGGTTWHWAASCWRHLPNDFKMKTLYGVGRDWPISYEELEPYYCRAEDEIGVAGPSDPELQSPSERSKPYPMEQVPYAYGDTRFAEVVNPHGFKSVPIPQGRSTRPWNGRPTCCGNNNCQPICPIGAMYNGISHVERAENKGAVVLAESVVYKIDTDENNRVTAVHWLDNKKQSHKATGKVFALACNGIETPRLLLIAANEKNPNGIANSSDHVGRNMMDHSGFHCTFIASEPLWIGRGPAQSSCLVGPRDGDFRSQYSANKMILNNISQVIPATNKALEMGLVGEELDAEIRRRSIYGVDLSISLEPLPDPNNRLTLSKTRKDPHGLPCPDIHYDVGDYVREGATAAHKQLEAIGKLFMAEDFNITTSLNANNHIMGGTIMGNDPKDSVVNGDCRTHDHANLWLPGGGAIPSSSVVNSTLTMAALALKAADDMAKSLAGNA, encoded by the coding sequence ATGAATAAACCTACTTTTACCGCAGACGGCGACGCTTCTGCTGACGTCATTATTGTTGGTTCAGGGATTGTTGGCGGCATGATTGCCGACCAAATGGTGAGTTTGGGTCACTCCGTGCTGGTGCTGGAAGCCGGTTTACGCATCGAGCGCGCGCAGGCGGTGGAAAACTGGCGCAATATGCCGTTCGCCAACCGTGCCGGTTCCGACTTTCAGGGGCTGTATCCGCAATCGGAACTGGCACCTGCCCCGCTTTATTTTCCAAAAAATAACTATGTAAATCTGACCGGTCCGAGCGCCAGCAGTTTCCAGCAAGGTTATCTGCGCACCGTAGGCGGCACGACCTGGCACTGGGCTGCCTCATGTTGGCGCCACCTGCCTAACGACTTCAAAATGAAAACGCTTTATGGCGTGGGCCGCGACTGGCCAATTTCCTATGAAGAACTGGAGCCGTACTACTGCCGCGCCGAAGACGAAATTGGCGTGGCCGGCCCAAGTGACCCCGAGCTACAGTCGCCGTCTGAGCGCAGCAAACCTTATCCGATGGAGCAGGTACCTTACGCCTACGGTGATACCCGTTTCGCCGAAGTGGTCAACCCGCACGGTTTTAAATCAGTGCCTATTCCACAGGGTCGCAGCACGCGTCCGTGGAACGGTCGCCCGACCTGCTGCGGTAACAACAACTGCCAGCCTATTTGCCCGATTGGCGCCATGTATAATGGTATCAGTCACGTTGAACGCGCCGAAAACAAAGGCGCGGTGGTGTTGGCAGAATCCGTGGTTTACAAGATTGACACTGACGAAAACAACCGCGTGACCGCCGTTCACTGGCTCGACAACAAAAAGCAGTCGCACAAAGCCACCGGTAAAGTGTTCGCACTCGCCTGTAACGGCATTGAAACTCCGCGCCTGCTGCTGATTGCCGCCAACGAAAAAAACCCGAACGGTATTGCCAACTCTTCTGACCACGTTGGCCGTAACATGATGGATCACTCAGGGTTCCACTGCACCTTTATTGCCTCGGAACCGCTGTGGATTGGGCGTGGCCCCGCGCAGAGCAGCTGTTTAGTCGGCCCGCGTGACGGTGATTTCCGCTCGCAGTATTCGGCCAACAAGATGATCCTCAACAACATCAGCCAAGTGATCCCGGCCACTAACAAAGCGCTGGAAATGGGCCTGGTGGGCGAAGAGCTGGATGCCGAAATTCGTCGTCGCTCAATCTATGGCGTTGATTTATCGATAAGTCTTGAGCCGCTTCCCGATCCGAATAACCGCCTGACGCTAAGCAAAACCCGTAAAGACCCACACGGCCTGCCATGCCCGGATATTCACTACGACGTCGGTGACTATGTGCGTGAAGGTGCCACTGCGGCACACAAACAGCTGGAAGCGATCGGCAAACTTTTTATGGCCGAAGATTTCAACATCACCACCAGCCTGAACGCCAATAACCACATTATGGGCGGAACCATTATGGGCAACGACCCTAAAGACTCGGTGGTAAATGGTGACTGTCGCACCCACGACCACGCTAATCTGTGGCTGCCGGGCGGCGGTGCCATTCCCTCATCCAGCGTGGTCAACAGTACTTTGACCATGGCGGCCCTGGCGCTCAAAGCCGCTGATGATATGGCTAAGTCTCTGGCAGGTAATGCATGA
- a CDS encoding cytochrome c: MKKLLSLGLLSAVLGGFAGLASAQDSQLDLIAKGKWVATAADCQACHTNPEGGKAFAGDYPIQSPMGTIFTTNITPSKKYGIGNYSEEQFSRAVRDGVRPDGENLYPAMPYTSYSHMSDDDIKAMYAYFQHGVQPVDAPTKVTALPFPFNMRIAMAGWNMLYLDSSAFKPDPSKSDEWNRGAYLVNGAGHCDTCHTPRNLMMGEVTSKPLAGGMVGPWYAPNISADPVSGIGNWTQAQLVEYMKTGRTLGKNQAAGPMAEAVQNSLQYLPESDLNAIAFYLKNSTPVRDPADKQAADSFGPKQVNVEDGLRGAHPYNANNTIIGGAALFSGYCASCHQPDGGGSKNQAYPSLYNNTATGLTNASNLISAILYGVDRQVGDQHVLMPKFGEGSYVGQLTDAQIADISNYVLTNYGNPDVQVTEHDVAVLRGGGPVTLLAKLQPFMAPAMVIGVIVVLLLIFWLVRRRKTRAR, translated from the coding sequence ATGAAAAAATTACTGAGTTTAGGCTTGCTGAGTGCGGTACTCGGCGGTTTTGCAGGACTGGCTTCGGCACAGGACAGCCAGCTAGACCTGATTGCCAAAGGAAAATGGGTCGCTACCGCAGCCGACTGTCAGGCCTGTCATACCAATCCGGAAGGTGGCAAAGCGTTTGCCGGTGATTATCCGATTCAATCGCCAATGGGCACCATTTTCACCACCAATATTACGCCGTCTAAAAAGTACGGTATCGGCAACTATAGCGAAGAGCAGTTCAGCCGCGCGGTGCGCGATGGCGTGCGCCCAGACGGCGAAAACCTCTATCCGGCAATGCCCTACACGTCTTACAGCCACATGAGCGATGACGATATCAAGGCGATGTATGCCTACTTCCAGCACGGCGTACAGCCTGTTGATGCGCCGACCAAGGTCACCGCGCTGCCCTTCCCGTTTAATATGCGTATTGCAATGGCGGGCTGGAATATGCTGTACCTCGACAGCTCGGCTTTCAAGCCTGACCCGTCTAAAAGCGATGAATGGAACCGCGGTGCTTATCTGGTTAACGGCGCTGGCCACTGCGACACCTGCCATACGCCGCGTAACCTGATGATGGGTGAAGTGACGTCGAAACCGCTGGCCGGCGGCATGGTCGGCCCGTGGTATGCGCCAAACATCAGTGCAGACCCGGTGAGTGGTATTGGTAACTGGACGCAAGCCCAGCTGGTTGAGTACATGAAAACCGGCCGTACCCTAGGTAAAAACCAGGCGGCCGGGCCGATGGCCGAAGCCGTACAGAACAGTCTGCAATACCTGCCGGAGTCAGACCTAAACGCCATTGCTTTCTACCTGAAAAACAGCACGCCGGTACGCGACCCTGCTGACAAACAGGCCGCAGACAGCTTTGGTCCCAAGCAGGTAAACGTTGAAGATGGCCTTCGCGGTGCGCATCCTTATAATGCCAATAACACCATTATCGGTGGCGCGGCGCTGTTCAGCGGCTATTGTGCCAGCTGTCACCAGCCCGACGGCGGCGGCAGTAAAAATCAGGCTTATCCTTCGCTGTATAACAATACTGCAACTGGCTTGACCAATGCCTCCAACCTGATTTCCGCCATTCTTTACGGCGTAGACCGCCAGGTGGGTGACCAGCATGTGCTGATGCCGAAGTTTGGCGAAGGCTCCTACGTGGGTCAGTTAACCGATGCTCAGATTGCCGATATCTCCAACTACGTGCTGACGAACTACGGTAATCCTGACGTTCAGGTTACGGAACACGACGTGGCCGTGCTACGCGGCGGCGGTCCAGTGACGCTGTTGGCTAAACTACAGCCGTTCATGGCACCGGCGATGGTGATAGGCGTAATTGTTGTACTGCTGCTTATCTTCTGGCTGGTGAGAAGGCGCAAAACCCGCGCTCGCTAA
- a CDS encoding LysR family transcriptional regulator, with product MNSPRHPSLKQIESFVRVVDLLSISDAAHSLNVSVSSVSKSLQLLESLLNVTLIKRTTRSLFLTDAGRNFYEKSKGLLDDLDDTINSTIHYNQRPSGELKLTCSMAFGYTHIFSLINEYVKKNSSVTFDVDLNDRCINLNDTHYDIALRISTVPPENYSMRKICNIDWVYCASTEYLHKKGTPESINCLSGHHIFSYPMMNVNIVENNEDVIFTKINSSLAILQCVLNHQGMAYLPLYLAGEHLKSGKLVALNLDDKVFYKTHHLYALYFPAKFTNPRVRTFIDALTERFHLPFI from the coding sequence ATGAACAGTCCAAGACATCCTTCACTTAAACAGATTGAAAGTTTTGTTCGCGTTGTCGACTTGCTCAGTATTAGTGATGCTGCACACTCGTTAAATGTAAGCGTTTCGTCGGTGAGTAAAAGTTTGCAATTACTTGAAAGTTTATTGAATGTTACATTAATAAAAAGGACCACCAGGAGTTTATTTTTAACAGATGCAGGACGCAATTTTTATGAAAAATCTAAAGGTTTATTAGACGATCTTGATGATACAATAAACTCGACCATCCATTATAATCAAAGGCCCAGTGGGGAGCTGAAGTTAACCTGCTCTATGGCCTTCGGTTACACCCACATTTTTTCATTGATTAATGAATACGTTAAGAAGAATAGCAGTGTCACTTTTGACGTGGATTTGAACGATCGGTGCATTAATCTAAACGATACCCACTATGATATTGCTCTCAGGATAAGCACGGTTCCTCCTGAAAATTATTCTATGCGCAAGATTTGTAATATTGATTGGGTTTATTGTGCTTCAACCGAGTACCTGCATAAAAAGGGTACGCCTGAATCAATAAACTGTCTGAGTGGTCATCATATTTTTAGTTACCCCATGATGAATGTGAATATTGTTGAAAATAATGAAGACGTTATTTTTACTAAAATAAACTCAAGTCTGGCTATTTTACAGTGCGTACTGAATCATCAGGGGATGGCCTATTTGCCTTTATATTTAGCCGGCGAGCATTTAAAGAGTGGGAAGTTGGTGGCATTGAATCTTGACGATAAGGTTTTTTATAAAACTCATCATCTTTATGCTTTATATTTCCCTGCTAAATTTACTAATCCGCGGGTAAGAACCTTCATTGATGCATTAACAGAAAGATTTCACCTGCCCTTTATATAA